The Clostridium sp. AWRP genome has a window encoding:
- a CDS encoding methyl-accepting chemotaxis protein, with product MFKKLNLATKLSIILGIVVLLGIAIIEGVTLKKVQQSSYNQASEQAKQVSNAFAKDIQGDFKVSQATVEGIRNTVLYCKKSGTLSREQVIELLKTTLEKNSDILGLYTAWEPNTFDGKDSSYINKDGHDATGRFVPYLVRENGSIKLEPCTGYNDESSGSYYFLPKETKKTCLIEPYTYKINGKDTLITSLTMPILDDSGNFLGVVGADIKLQNLQQTVNKAKPMGGYASIITNTGKIVANGKNQELVNKNIVDLDKSEKDILDKISNGESFHTHKKAIATGTLSLKAYSPITLNGVANKWTFASMISDKQMYVEYTQLFRIIMLMTIIITLAVIALMFILIKRNIYPVTVACNHLKVLSNADFTEKMPEEFLHKEDEIGILAKSIDKMQSSIGELVLGVKDESSNVEGAVIDTVKHMEELNSNIEDVASTTEELSATMEETAASTEEMNATSNEIEKSVEVIAHKAKEGAVSAKEIDNTAKKLKSNFLESEKKRLEIYEETSEKLKNALEQSKSVDEITVLSNTIMEITEQTSLLALNAAIEAARAGEAGKGFSVVADEIAKLADDSSNAVSKIKQITEKVIASVNNLAQSANGMMDYMTNNVKLDYQTMLDAADKYSLDANSIKNMVSEFDDASNQILDSIKNLSEIINGVTTAANEGANGTTTIAEKTNTIVEKSEKAKNLSEYAKERNEKLKGLVSKLKI from the coding sequence ATGTTTAAAAAATTAAATCTAGCAACTAAATTAAGTATTATACTTGGCATAGTAGTGCTTTTAGGAATTGCTATTATTGAAGGAGTTACACTAAAAAAAGTTCAACAAAGTTCTTACAACCAAGCCAGTGAACAGGCAAAGCAGGTGTCAAATGCTTTTGCAAAAGATATACAGGGAGACTTTAAAGTATCACAGGCCACTGTGGAAGGAATAAGGAATACTGTTCTATATTGTAAAAAATCAGGGACTTTAAGCAGAGAACAAGTAATTGAACTTTTAAAAACTACACTAGAAAAAAATAGCGATATACTAGGATTATACACAGCCTGGGAACCTAATACATTTGACGGGAAAGATAGTTCCTATATAAATAAGGATGGTCATGATGCTACTGGTAGATTTGTTCCCTATCTCGTACGAGAAAATGGAAGCATAAAACTAGAACCTTGCACAGGTTATAATGATGAAAGTAGTGGAAGTTATTATTTTCTTCCAAAGGAAACGAAAAAAACTTGTTTAATAGAACCATATACATATAAAATAAATGGCAAAGACACTTTAATCACTTCGCTAACAATGCCTATACTTGATGATAGTGGAAATTTTTTAGGAGTGGTAGGAGCAGATATTAAACTCCAAAATCTACAGCAAACTGTCAACAAAGCAAAACCTATGGGTGGTTATGCATCAATAATTACAAATACAGGTAAAATTGTTGCAAATGGTAAAAATCAAGAATTAGTGAATAAAAATATAGTTGATTTGGATAAAAGTGAAAAAGATATTTTGGATAAAATTTCTAATGGTGAAAGTTTCCATACTCACAAAAAAGCCATAGCAACAGGAACTTTATCACTAAAAGCATACTCTCCAATAACTTTAAATGGAGTAGCTAACAAATGGACCTTTGCCTCAATGATTTCAGATAAACAAATGTATGTTGAATACACCCAACTTTTCAGAATAATAATGCTTATGACTATAATTATTACCTTAGCAGTAATTGCATTAATGTTTATTCTTATTAAAAGAAATATTTATCCTGTAACTGTGGCATGTAACCATCTAAAAGTGCTTTCAAATGCCGATTTTACTGAAAAAATGCCAGAAGAATTTTTGCATAAGGAAGATGAAATAGGTATACTTGCAAAATCCATTGATAAAATGCAAAGCTCCATTGGTGAACTTGTTCTAGGTGTTAAAGACGAGTCCTCTAATGTAGAGGGTGCAGTTATAGACACTGTAAAACATATGGAAGAATTAAATTCAAATATAGAAGATGTTGCTTCAACTACTGAAGAGCTATCGGCAACTATGGAAGAAACAGCAGCATCTACAGAAGAAATGAATGCTACATCAAATGAGATAGAGAAATCAGTGGAAGTTATAGCCCACAAGGCTAAAGAAGGTGCAGTATCCGCTAAAGAAATTGATAATACTGCTAAAAAATTAAAGTCAAACTTTTTAGAATCAGAAAAAAAGAGACTTGAAATTTATGAAGAAACAAGTGAAAAACTTAAAAATGCCTTAGAACAATCAAAATCTGTTGATGAAATTACTGTTCTTTCAAACACTATAATGGAAATAACCGAACAAACTAGCCTTCTAGCTCTTAATGCAGCAATAGAAGCAGCAAGAGCTGGAGAAGCCGGTAAAGGTTTTTCAGTAGTTGCAGATGAAATAGCAAAACTTGCAGATGATTCTTCTAATGCAGTTTCAAAAATTAAACAAATAACAGAAAAGGTAATAGCTTCAGTAAATAATCTTGCACAAAGTGCAAATGGTATGATGGATTATATGACAAATAATGTTAAATTAGATTATCAAACTATGCTTGATGCAGCAGATAAATACAGTTTAGATGCAAATTCCATTAAAAACATGGTTTCAGAATTTGATGATGCATCAAACCAAATTCTTGATTCAATTAAAAATTTATCGGAAATAATAAATGGTGTAACAACTGCTGCAAATGAAGGTGCAAATGGAACTACTACTATTGCTGAAAAAACTAACACAATAGTTGAAAAATCAGAGAAAGCTAAGAATCTTTCAGAATATGCTAAAGAAAGAAATGAAAAACTTAAAGGTTTGGTTTCAAAGTTAAAAATATAA
- the leuB gene encoding 3-isopropylmalate dehydrogenase, protein MKIAIIPGDGIGEEIIAQAKKVLKAASVKYKFDFECEEVLLGGAAVDVTGVPLPDKTIEVCKKSDAVLLGAVGGPKWDSLPSKLRPEAGLLGIRKALGVFANLRPAILFPELISASNLKPEVLGGGLDIMIVRELIGGAYFGEKNRIDIEGGKKAWDTISYTSFEIDRITRKAFEIARKRNNRLTLVDKANVLESSKLWREVVGNIAKEYEDVEINYMYVDNASMQLIRDPKQFDVILTENMFGDILSDEASMLTGSLGMLPSASVRGDSFGLYEPVHGSAPDIAGQNKANPIGTIMSVAMMLKYSFDMEQAYEDIKNAISKVLKEGYRTVDIAKEGSKLVSTKEMGDLIVKNL, encoded by the coding sequence GTGAAGATAGCTATAATACCAGGAGACGGAATTGGAGAAGAAATAATTGCACAGGCAAAGAAAGTGTTAAAGGCAGCCTCTGTAAAATATAAATTTGATTTTGAATGTGAGGAAGTACTTTTAGGTGGTGCAGCAGTGGATGTCACAGGAGTTCCTCTTCCTGATAAGACTATTGAAGTTTGCAAAAAAAGTGACGCTGTACTTTTAGGCGCAGTAGGTGGACCAAAGTGGGATAGTTTACCTAGTAAACTTAGACCAGAAGCTGGTCTTTTGGGTATAAGAAAGGCCCTTGGGGTATTTGCAAATTTGAGACCTGCCATACTATTTCCAGAGCTTATATCAGCTTCAAATTTGAAACCTGAAGTGCTTGGCGGCGGTCTAGATATTATGATAGTTAGAGAATTAATAGGTGGAGCGTATTTTGGAGAGAAAAACAGAATAGATATTGAAGGTGGAAAAAAGGCATGGGACACTATAAGCTATACCAGCTTTGAAATAGATAGAATTACTAGAAAAGCTTTTGAAATTGCAAGAAAGAGAAATAACAGACTTACTTTAGTAGACAAGGCCAATGTACTTGAAAGTTCCAAGTTGTGGAGAGAAGTAGTGGGAAACATAGCAAAGGAATATGAGGATGTAGAAATAAACTATATGTATGTGGATAATGCTTCTATGCAGCTTATAAGAGATCCTAAACAATTTGATGTAATTTTGACTGAAAATATGTTTGGAGATATTTTAAGTGATGAAGCTTCAATGCTTACGGGTTCTCTTGGAATGCTGCCTTCCGCAAGTGTAAGGGGAGATTCCTTTGGATTATATGAACCTGTACATGGCTCTGCACCAGATATTGCAGGGCAGAATAAGGCAAATCCAATTGGAACAATTATGAGTGTTGCCATGATGCTTAAATATAGTTTTGATATGGAACAGGCCTATGAGGATATAAAAAATGCCATATCAAAGGTACTTAAAGAAGGTTATAGAACAGTTGATATAGCAAAAGAAGGTTCAAAATTAGTTAGTACAAAAGAAATGGGAGACTTAATAGTTAAGAATTTATAA
- a CDS encoding 2-isopropylmalate synthase yields MMSKINIFDTTLRDGEQTPNVSLNINDKLTIAKQLQKLSVDVIEAGFPIASEGDFEAVKTIAQNIEGPVIVGLARAVKNDISRAWEAIKYSKKPRIHVFIATSDLHMKYKLKMEPDEVLKEAVEMVTYARSLCPSIEFSPEDATRTRPEFLYKVVEAVIDAGADVVNIPDTVGYTTPSEYGALIKGIKDNVPNIKKAIISVHCHNDLGLAVANSLAAIENGAQQVECAVNGLGERAGNAALEEIVMAIKTRSDCFNCETGIVTEEITRTSKLVSHITGMQVQNNKAVVGANAFAHESGIHQHGVLNCRETYEIMTPESVGLKKSLIVLGKHSGRHAFIERIEELGYKNLSKEKIDEIFKEFKDLADKKKHVSDEDIESLVKNEIFQVPEVFNLKYYQVSTGNAVMSTSTVEIECNGKSIKEASCGDGPVDATFKAIEKAIGIDVTLNDYFIKSVGYGKDALGEATVKVEKEGKVFSAKGVSTDIVEASGKAFINAMNKIHYENSLKKAAEC; encoded by the coding sequence ATTATGAGTAAGATAAATATATTTGATACTACACTTAGGGATGGAGAGCAGACACCAAATGTCAGTTTAAACATAAATGATAAACTCACTATTGCAAAACAACTTCAAAAGTTATCTGTAGATGTAATAGAAGCTGGATTTCCAATAGCTTCAGAAGGAGACTTTGAAGCAGTTAAGACTATTGCACAAAATATAGAAGGACCTGTTATAGTAGGACTTGCAAGAGCTGTAAAGAATGATATATCTAGAGCATGGGAAGCTATTAAATACTCTAAAAAGCCTAGAATACATGTTTTCATTGCAACGTCGGATTTGCATATGAAATACAAACTTAAAATGGAACCTGATGAGGTTTTAAAAGAGGCAGTTGAAATGGTAACTTATGCTAGGAGTTTGTGTCCCAGCATAGAATTTTCTCCAGAAGATGCTACAAGGACTAGACCTGAGTTTTTATATAAAGTGGTGGAAGCTGTTATAGATGCAGGGGCAGATGTGGTGAATATACCAGATACAGTAGGATATACTACTCCAAGTGAATATGGAGCATTAATAAAAGGAATTAAAGATAATGTACCAAATATAAAAAAGGCAATAATAAGTGTTCACTGTCATAATGATTTAGGTCTTGCCGTGGCAAACTCCCTGGCAGCTATTGAAAATGGAGCACAGCAGGTTGAATGTGCAGTAAACGGCTTAGGGGAGAGAGCAGGAAATGCAGCACTTGAGGAAATAGTAATGGCAATTAAAACTAGATCTGATTGTTTTAATTGTGAAACAGGTATTGTAACAGAAGAAATAACAAGAACCAGTAAGCTTGTAAGTCATATAACTGGAATGCAAGTTCAAAATAACAAAGCTGTAGTAGGTGCAAATGCTTTTGCTCATGAATCAGGTATACACCAACATGGTGTTTTAAATTGTAGGGAAACCTATGAAATTATGACGCCTGAATCTGTAGGACTTAAGAAAAGCCTTATAGTACTTGGAAAGCATTCGGGAAGACATGCGTTTATAGAACGTATTGAAGAATTGGGATATAAAAATTTAAGTAAAGAAAAAATAGATGAAATATTCAAAGAATTCAAAGATTTGGCTGATAAAAAGAAGCATGTTTCAGATGAAGACATAGAAAGTCTTGTAAAAAATGAAATTTTCCAGGTACCAGAAGTATTTAACTTGAAATATTATCAGGTTTCTACAGGAAACGCTGTAATGTCTACTTCAACTGTAGAAATAGAGTGCAATGGCAAAAGTATAAAGGAAGCCTCCTGTGGAGATGGACCTGTAGATGCTACTTTTAAAGCCATTGAAAAAGCTATAGGAATTGATGTTACTTTAAATGACTATTTTATAAAATCTGTAGGATATGGCAAGGATGCATTAGGAGAAGCTACTGTAAAGGTTGAAAAGGAAGGTAAAGTTTTTTCAGCAAAAGGAGTAAGTACAGACATAGTAGAGGCGAGTGGCAAAGCTTTTATAAATGCTATGAACAAGATTCATTATGAAAATTCTTTAAAGAAAGCTGCAGAATGTTAA
- the leuC gene encoding 3-isopropylmalate dehydratase large subunit codes for MGMTMTQKILAHHAKMDEVKAGQLIKVKLDLVLGNDITTPVAINEFNKIGLNNVFDKNKIAIVPDHFTPNKDIKSAEQCKYVREFVKKMEIKNYFEVGRMGIEHALIPEKGLAVCGDVVIGADSHTCTYGALGAFSTGIGSTDMAAGMATGEAWFKVPEAIKFVLKGKLTKWVSGKDVILHIIGMIGVDGALYKSMEFTGEGVSSLTMDDRFTICNMAIEAGAKNGIFPVDENTISYVKEHSKKNYTVYEADSDAEYSQVIEIDLSKIRPTVAFPHIPENTKTIDEVGDIKIDQVVIGSCTNGRIGDLRAAASILKGRKVNENVRAIIFPATQAIYLQAMKEGLIEIFIEAGAVVSTPTCGPCLGGHMGILAEGERAVSTTNRNFVGRMGHVKSEVYLASPEVAAASAVTGKISSPEEVVK; via the coding sequence ATGGGCATGACCATGACGCAAAAAATACTAGCTCACCATGCTAAAATGGATGAAGTAAAGGCAGGACAATTAATAAAAGTTAAATTGGATTTAGTACTTGGAAATGATATAACAACGCCGGTAGCTATAAATGAATTTAATAAAATTGGTCTTAACAATGTTTTTGACAAAAATAAAATAGCTATTGTCCCTGACCATTTTACACCAAATAAGGATATAAAATCTGCAGAACAGTGTAAATATGTTAGAGAATTTGTAAAGAAGATGGAAATCAAAAACTATTTTGAAGTTGGAAGAATGGGAATTGAGCATGCTTTAATTCCAGAAAAGGGTCTTGCAGTTTGTGGAGATGTAGTAATAGGTGCAGATTCTCATACTTGTACCTATGGAGCTTTAGGTGCATTTTCTACAGGAATTGGTAGTACAGATATGGCAGCAGGTATGGCTACAGGAGAAGCTTGGTTTAAGGTGCCAGAAGCTATAAAATTTGTTCTTAAAGGAAAGCTTACTAAATGGGTAAGTGGAAAAGACGTAATACTTCATATTATTGGCATGATAGGAGTGGATGGAGCACTTTATAAATCCATGGAATTTACGGGTGAAGGAGTAAGTTCACTTACTATGGATGATCGTTTTACTATATGCAATATGGCTATTGAAGCAGGGGCTAAAAACGGAATTTTCCCTGTAGATGAAAATACTATAAGTTATGTAAAAGAACATTCAAAGAAAAATTATACTGTATATGAAGCAGATAGTGATGCTGAGTATAGCCAGGTTATAGAAATAGATTTATCAAAAATTCGTCCTACAGTGGCATTTCCACATATACCTGAAAATACAAAGACCATTGATGAGGTAGGGGACATAAAAATAGATCAGGTTGTCATAGGTTCCTGTACTAATGGTAGAATAGGAGATTTAAGGGCAGCAGCTAGCATTTTAAAAGGAAGAAAAGTTAATGAAAATGTAAGAGCTATTATTTTCCCTGCTACTCAAGCTATATATCTTCAGGCAATGAAAGAAGGACTTATTGAAATATTTATAGAAGCAGGGGCAGTGGTAAGTACTCCTACCTGTGGGCCTTGTCTTGGTGGACATATGGGAATACTGGCAGAAGGAGAAAGGGCAGTATCAACTACTAATAGAAATTTTGTAGGTAGAATGGGACATGTAAAGAGTGAAGTATACCTGGCAAGTCCAGAAGTAGCAGCAGCTTCAGCAGTAACAGGTAAAATTTCATCACCAGAGGAGGTAGTAAAATAA
- the leuD gene encoding 3-isopropylmalate dehydratase small subunit, which yields MIKGKAIKYGDNVDTDVIIPARYLNTSDHKELASHCMEDIDKNFSKKINKGDIMIAGKNFGCGSSREHAPIAIKASGISCIIAETFARIFFRNSINIGLPIMECEEAAKDIDEKDEVSVDTVSGVIKNITKNKTYKAVPFPEFMQKIIKSEGLINYIKEEVENK from the coding sequence ATGATAAAAGGAAAGGCAATTAAGTATGGAGATAATGTAGATACGGATGTTATAATTCCAGCTAGATATCTAAATACCAGTGACCATAAGGAACTTGCTTCTCACTGTATGGAGGATATAGATAAAAATTTTTCAAAGAAAATAAATAAAGGGGATATAATGATAGCTGGTAAAAATTTTGGATGTGGTTCTTCTAGAGAACATGCACCTATAGCTATTAAAGCTTCTGGAATAAGTTGTATTATTGCTGAAACTTTTGCTAGAATATTCTTTAGAAATTCCATAAATATAGGACTTCCTATAATGGAATGTGAAGAAGCTGCAAAGGACATAGATGAAAAAGATGAAGTATCTGTAGATACAGTTTCTGGAGTAATCAAGAATATAACTAAAAACAAAACTTATAAAGCTGTTCCTTTTCCTGAATTTATGCAGAAGATCATAAAATCAGAGGGACTTATAAACTATATAAAAGAAGAGGTGGAAAACAAGTGA